In one Brienomyrus brachyistius isolate T26 chromosome 5, BBRACH_0.4, whole genome shotgun sequence genomic region, the following are encoded:
- the ubald1a gene encoding UBA-like domain-containing protein 1 isoform X1, with product MTERGTTGKRGKKLQRLNPRLNTKYTLRKSAPANMDELKHQVMINQFVLTAGCAADQAKQLLQAAHWQFETALSAFFQETNIPYSHHHQMMCTPANTPATPPNFPDALTMFSRLKASESFNGGSSSSVATSPPPGTVQQGLWTQGQAASQAPPPGWPAAVTQQASAEQKASVVMEAER from the exons ATGACTGAGAGAGGAACCACaggaaaaagggggaaaaaactaCAAAGACTGAACCCCAGGCTCAACACTAAATACACGCTTAGAAAATCCGCTCCGGCAAATATGGACGAACTGAAGCACCAAGTAATGATAAACCAGTTTGTCCTGACAGCGGGATGTGCGGCGGACCAGGCGAAGCAGCTTTTACAAGCGGCACATTGGCAGTTCGAG aCTGCACTTAGTGCCTTTTTTCAAGAAACAAATATCCCATACAGCCACCACCATCAAATG ATGTGCACTCCGGCCAACACGCCCGCCACGCCCCCCAACTTCCCCGACGCTCTGACCATGTTCTCACGCCTGAAAGCCTCCGAAAGCTTCAACGGCGGCAGCAGCAGCTCCGTGGCCACCTCCCCTCCGCCAGGGACCGTGCAACAGGGACTGTGGACACAGGGACAGGCGGCCTCTCAGGCGCCCCCTCCTGGCTGGCCCGCCGCAGTCACTCAGCAAGCCTCTGCTGAACAGAAGGCCAGCGTTGTCATGGAAGCGGAGAGATGA
- the ubald1a gene encoding UBA-like domain-containing protein 1 isoform X2, which produces MDELKHQVMINQFVLTAGCAADQAKQLLQAAHWQFETALSAFFQETNIPYSHHHQMMCTPANTPATPPNFPDALTMFSRLKASESFNGGSSSSVATSPPPGTVQQGLWTQGQAASQAPPPGWPAAVTQQASAEQKASVVMEAER; this is translated from the exons ATGGACGAACTGAAGCACCAAGTAATGATAAACCAGTTTGTCCTGACAGCGGGATGTGCGGCGGACCAGGCGAAGCAGCTTTTACAAGCGGCACATTGGCAGTTCGAG aCTGCACTTAGTGCCTTTTTTCAAGAAACAAATATCCCATACAGCCACCACCATCAAATG ATGTGCACTCCGGCCAACACGCCCGCCACGCCCCCCAACTTCCCCGACGCTCTGACCATGTTCTCACGCCTGAAAGCCTCCGAAAGCTTCAACGGCGGCAGCAGCAGCTCCGTGGCCACCTCCCCTCCGCCAGGGACCGTGCAACAGGGACTGTGGACACAGGGACAGGCGGCCTCTCAGGCGCCCCCTCCTGGCTGGCCCGCCGCAGTCACTCAGCAAGCCTCTGCTGAACAGAAGGCCAGCGTTGTCATGGAAGCGGAGAGATGA